In Nocardia sp. NBC_00403, the DNA window GTTAGTCCTGCGTTTGTTGCTCAACCGGTCATCACCCCGCCTCTGCTTCGGCGAAAGGTTTCCTCATGTCCCGTTTGCCGCTCATCCAGTCCGATGTCGCCGCTGGTGCGGCCGCCACCCTGCTCGCACGCGTGCAGCAAGCGCTCGGTGTCACCCCCAACATGACCAGGGCGATGGCCAACAGCCCCGCCGTGCTCGAGGCCTACCTCGGCTTCTCCGGTGCTCTGGCCGGCGGTGAGCTCTCCGCCGCGACCCGGGAGCGGATCGCGCTGCTGGTGGCCGAGGAAAACGGCTGTGACTACTGCCTCTCGGCGCACACCTACATCGGCGCCAACATCGCCGAGCTCGACGCCGAAGAGATCGAGCGCAGCAGGCGCGGCCGGTCCGCCGATCCGAAAGCCGAAGCCGTGCTGGCCTTCGCCACCGCGGTGGTCCGCACCCGCGGCGGTGTCGACGAGGCCGACCTGAAAGCCGCGACGGCCGCCGGTCTGACCGATGGTGAGATCACCGAAGTCATCGCAGGCGTTGCGCTCAATGTGTTCACCAACTACCTGAACAAGGCCGTCGACACCGATATCGACTGGCCGGTCGTGCGCCACCACCAGCACTGACCATCGGCCCGCTGGGCCTTGCTCACGAGGCGAGACCCAGCGCGCCTGCTGTTTTCGACCAAGTACGAACAACAAGGAATGACAATGACCGCCTTCAAGATCCTTGCCATCTCCGGCAGCCTGCGCGCCGACTCGCACAACACCGCGCTGCTGCGCGCGGCGCAGAAGTTCAACACCGGCCTGGATATCGAGATCTACGAGGGACTTCGCGAAATCCCGCCGTACGACATGGATCTGGACGGTCCGCAGAACCGGCCCGCCGTAGTCGCGGATCTGCGCAGGCGGATCAACGAGGCGGATGGTCTGCTGATCGCCACACCGGAGTTCAATTACTCCATCCCCGGTGTGCTGAAGAACGCCATCGACTGGGTCAGCACCGACTGGACCAAGACCGAGGGGCTGCCGCTGCTGCGCAAGCCGGTCGCGATCCTCGGGGCCGCGCCGACCAACTTCGGTTCGGTGCGTGCGCAACTCGCGCTGCGTCAGGTGTTCGTGTGGACCGAGAGCGACGTCGTGGTGAAGCCCGAGGTGATCGCCTTCCGCTCACACGAGCGTTTCGACGACGAGGGCAACCTCGTCGACGAGACCACCATCGAGCTGCTGCAGGGCCTGCTCACCGCACTCGCCGTCAAGATCGAGCGCGCGAGCTAGCGTCGGCCGCTGCGGCGAGTCCGTGCTGAACGCGCGCGAATAACCGCTTCCGAGAAGGGAATCCGGACATGTCAAAGATTCGTCCGCAGCGAAAGTCGTCGAGATGACCGGGCATTACGCACAGGTGGCGTTCACCCCGGCCGTCCGTGAGCATCAGCGCAAGCACGGCAGCCTGCGCAGTTACGAGCGGATGGCCGAGGTGCCCGCGGTGGCCGACCGGATCGGTCAGGACGAGGCGTGGTTCATCGGGGAGCGCGACAGCTTCTACCTGGCCACGGTCGGCGAGACGGGCTGGCCCTATATCCAGCATCGGGGCGGTCCGAGGGGGTTTCTGAAGGTCATCGACTCGTCGACGCTCGGGTTTGCCGACTTCCGTGGCAACCGGCAGTACATCAGTCGCGGCAATCTCGATCATGACGACCGGGTGGCGCTGTTCCTGATGGACTACTCGGCCAAGGCTCGGATGAAGATCTTCGGACGGGCCAAAACTATCGAGGCGGTGGACGATCCGGAGCTGATGGCGGCGCTGGCTGTCGACGGCTACCAGGCGCACGTGGAGCGAGCGGTGTTGATCCAGGTCGAGGCGTTCGACTGGAACTGCCGTCAGCACATCCCTGAGCTGTATCCGCGCGAAGAAGTCCTGGACGCTGTCCAATCGCTGCGGGACCGGATCGCGGAGCTCGAACGGGAGAACGCGAAGCTGCGGGGGAGTATCGGCTGCGAGTGATGGACCGCCGCGACCGAACTGGGCCGCGCTGAGCTGCGGCGTGGCACGCATCGGCCCTGGCGTTCTGTGACGCGGCGGTCACGAGGGTATTGATATTGCCGCACAAGTGGTCTCGCACCGCTTGCTATAACCGTTAAACAATGTTTAGGTAGTTAGGAAGTGATGAGCATGCGACACGAACAGGTCGCTTGGGCCGGGTTGGCGGCAATGACCGTGTCGTTCGGCTTGAACTTCTCGATGGGTGTGTTCTTCGCGCCGACCGCCGCGTCCTACGGGGTGAGCGCATCGGTGCTGGCGATCGCTGCCGCATTGGGGACCACGGTGACAGGGTTCGCTCAGCCGTTCGTCGGCAGGCTGCTCGACCGTGTCGGTTCCACAGTGGTGTTGATCGGCGGACTCACGCTCATCTCGGGCAGCTACCTCGCACTTGCGGTAGTGCGTGAGACCTGGGAATTCGTTGTCGCCTACATGCTGCTCGGCGGGCTCGGCTTCGCGGCCTCGTCCACGTTGACGGTCACCACGCTGATCGGGCGATCGCACGGAAACCAGGTGGGGCCCGCCCTCACCCGCGCGGCGGTCGGCATCAACCTGGGTCAGCTGCTCGGGCCGTGGGCGGCGACCGTGCTGTTCGAACCCGTCGGCGTCCGAGCGACCTATGCCCTGCTCGGTGCGGTCGGGCTCGCGGTCACCGGAATCCTGTGGGCCATCCTGCCCGCCGATCGAGTCACCAATACCGTTGCCAGGCGCGGGGAGTCACTGGCCGGCCGGGGCAAGGTGCTGATGTCGTTCGGACTGCACTCGGCAACCCTGTACGTGGTGATCTTGATGCTGCCCAAGCACGCCGTCGAGGCGGGCTGGTCGGTGGTCGGGGCCGGACGCCTGGTGGCCTTGGCCGCGCTCACCGCCGGGATCACCTCCGCGGCCATGGTTCGGCTGCAACGTCGACACTCACAGGAGACCTTGCTCCGCAATCTCTATCTCGTGCGCATAGTCGCACTGACACTTGCTGTTTCGTCCACCGCACCGGCCGCGCTCATTGCGGTTGCCGCGCTGTTCGGTGCGGCGTCCTTCCCGATCGTTCCACTGACGATGGCCGTCATCTCGCGTGGTCTCGACCCCGCTCGAATGGGGCGGACACTGTCACCCGTCTGGGTGATCCACCAACTCGCCGCCGCCGCGGGACTAGCGGTCGCCGGTCTCATTCACGCCCAAACCGACAGCTACCGAGGCTATTTCGCACTCGGGCTGTCCTTCAGTGTGGCCGCGGCATTACTGCTCACCCCCACCAGGAAGCCCGAAATCGAACCAGTCGCCAGCGCGGCCTGACGGCCGGAACCCGAGGAAATCCATGAGCGCCACCGAGGCCAATGCGCCGCCGAGCACCCGGTCACGCGGGTCGAGGTCGTCGAGACCGCTGACCCACCGATAGACCCTTCCCGATCAGAAACAGTTCACACCAACAGGAGAATGACATGACCAACGTTCGCCACAACACCATCGAGATCCAGGGCCTGCCGGTCTTCTACCGTGAAGCGGGCGACCCTTCCAAGCCGACACTTGTTCTGCTGCACGGCTTTCCGACCAGCTCGGCCATGTTCCGCAACCTGCTGCCCGAGTTGGCTGCGGATTACCATCTGATCGCGCCGGACCATATCGGCTTCGGCCAGTCGGCAATGCCGTCGGTGCTCGCCTTCGATTACAGCTTCGAGAAGCTGACCGAGATCACCCTGGAACTGCTGGACACCTTGGGCATCCAGCGGTTCGCCCTCTACATCCAGGACTACGGCGCTCCGATCGGGCTGCGGATCGCTTCCCGCAACCCCGCGCGCGTCACCGCGATCATCACCCAGAGCGGCAATGCCTACCTGGAGGGTTTCACGCCGTTCTGGGAGGTGCTCTTCGCGCACGCCAACGACCGGGCCACCCACGAACCCGCCGTGCGCAAGCTGCTCGATCTCGACGCGACGAAATGGCAGTACACGCATGGTGTTCCGGCCGACCGGCTGGCGCTGGTCAGCCCCGACACCTGGACTCTGGATCAGCACTACCTGGATCGCGCCGGCAACAAGGAGATCCAGCTCCAGCTGTTCGCGGATTACAAGCTCAACCTCGACGGCTACCCGGATTTCCAGAAGTACTTCGCCGAACACCGGCCGCCGGTCCTGATCGCCTGGGGCGAGCACGACGAGATCTTCGGTCCCGACGGCGCCCGCGCTTTCCTGCGTGACCTGCCCGATGCCGAACTGCACCTGCTGGACGCGGGCCACTTCGCACTGGAGACGCACGGCCCCGAGATCGCCGCGCTGATCCGCGACTTCCTCGGCCGCAAGCTCGGCTGAGTCGAAAGACGAACGGGGCGTGCTCATCACGAGGGTGGGCACGTCCCGGTGTCTGCCCGCGAAAGTGCCCCTTGCGCGATGCCCGGCAACCTGCGAACAGTAGGGAGATGAAGATTCTGGTGACCGGCGCGACCGGGAACATCGGCCGAATGGTCGTCGATCATCTGCTGGCCGCTGGGGCCGAGGAGGTACGGGCGCTGACCAACAACCCGCGGCGCGCTGCACTTCCCGCCGGTGTCGAGGTCGCCGACGGCTACCTGCGCCGCGTCTCGTCGCTGCCCGCGGCCTTCGCCGGTGTGGACCGGATGTACCTCGCCCCGGTGCTCGAGACCGTGGACGAGGTCGTCGCGCTGGCAAAGGATGCGGGCATCCGGCACATCGTCGACCTCTCGGGTGACGAACACACCGAATGGCAGCCGATCGCCACCGCCGTGGCGAAGTCCGGAGTCGACTGGACCCACCTGTACGCCGGCGAATTCACCGAGAACACCCTCATGTGGGCGGACCAGGTCCGCTCGACCGGTGAGATCCGCGAGCCCTACCCCGAGGCCGCGAACGCCCCGATCACCATGGACGACATCGCACGAGTGGCCGCCACCATCCTGCTGTCCGACGGACACGAAGGCCGAATCCACCACCTCACGGGCCCGGAAACCCTGACCAGAGCCGACCGGGTCCGGCAGCTCGCCGAAGCTATCGGTGGCCCGATCGACTTCGTGAAAGTGTCACGCGCAGAAGCGATCCAGCGGCTGACGCCGACCATGGGCGAGTACGCCGAATGGTATGTCGACGGCCTCGAGATGATGGTCGAGCATCCGCAACAGCCGACCACCGCGGTCGCCGACATCACCGGGGCTCCCGCCACTACCTTCGCTCGGTGGGCAGCGGCTAACGCCCACCTGTTCCGCTGACGATCTGTCCGGCGCCGACCGCGCCGGGGAAGTCCGCGGCGACCTCCAGGATCGTCTGAACGAAGGTTCGGATGTAGACATTCTCGGCCGACGTGAGCCAGGTGAGTCCGAAGTCTATTGTCGGGGCGTCGTGAAAAGGGACGAAGGCGAGTTCGGGGCGGCTGTAGTAGTCGGCCGAGTGAATGGAGGTGGGGCAAACCGCTTTACCCGCGCTCACGAGGGAGAGGACTTCCTGCCACGCCGTGGTCGCCGGGCCCCGCGGGATGGGTCGGCCCAAGGGAGTGCGGCGCGGCAGGTGGAAGTCGAGAAAATACTGCGGCGGCCCGTCGATCGTGATCAGGGGGTAGTCCGCAAGGTCCTCGAGAGACACCGATTCGCGACCGGCAAGGGGATGTGCCGCCGGAACGGTGAGTGCGCGCGGATGAGAGAAGATGACGGGGCCGGTCGTGACATCAGGTTCGTCGGCAGGAAATTCGGTGAGCTGAAGGTCGAGCTCACGAGTACGCAACGGCCCGAAGCGGTCGTTGAGCGCCGCCTCTTGGATCTGAATTTTGCATGCGGGGTAGCGCGTCTGGAACAGATTACCCGCCGCGACGATGAGGTTGCCGCACCAGGCGCCGGAGAAGCCGACCCGCAAGACCCCGGTGATGCCGTGCCCGTTCGCGGTCGCTTCGGCGATCGCCTGTTTGATCCGCTGGTAGCCGGGGGCCAGATCGTCACGCAGCTGACGTCCGACCGGCGTGGGTGTCACCTGACGGCTGGTGCGCACGAACAACGGTGCGCCGACCCGGCTTTCCAGCTGTTTGATCACCTGGCTGATGCGTCCCGGGGATACCCCGAGCCGCTCTGCTGTCCTGCCGAAGTGCAGTTCATCGGCCAAGACCAAAAATATCTCGATTTCGCGAAGCTCCACGCTGCTCCCGACGAGCGTGCTCGCCCACCGCTGTGGTGGACGAGCACGCCTCGTTTCGCCGATCCGCCGTTGGTCTCTACGACTCGACGTCGAACGCGCGGGCGCGCAGCGAGCGCTCGATGCCTGCTTTGCCTTCGGTGACCAGGCGGCGCAGTGCGGGCGGGTGATCGCCCGCAAGGAATTTATCGGCCGCGGCGACGGCGTCCGCGCTGATCGCCCAGGCCGGGTAGAGGCCGATCACCACGGTTTGCGCCACCTCGCTGGAGCGCCGCTCCCAGACACCGGGGACCTCGGCGAAGTACCGGTCCACATAGGGCGTCAGCAGCTCGTTCTGACCGGCCGGTGCGAAGCCGCCGACAATCGAGCGAGCGGTGATGTTGGCGACCGAATCGTCGCCCATCACCGTCGCCCAGGCCTGCTCTTTCACCTCGGCGATCGGTCGCGCCGTCGCGGCGGCGGCGGCCTGCCGCTTGCCTGCTGCGGTCGGGTCGTTGGCCAGTTCCTGGTCGATCACCGGGGTGCCCGTGCCGTCGGCGTCGATTTCGCCCGCGGCGGCGAGTGCGGTGACGATCCGCCAGCGCAGGTCGGTGTCGACGGTCAGGCCGGGGAGGCCGACCTCGGCGGGATCGCCGTCGAGCACCTCGCCCAGCACCTCGGTATGCCAGGCGGACAGTTTGGCGCCGGTGAGTGCGTTGACGAAGGCGAGTTGGTGGTCGGAGCTTGGCTCGGCCTCGCGGGCGAGCTCGAGCAGACGGTTGGCGAACTCGGGCCAGCCGGTGGTCGCGGCCCAGGTGGGATCGGCGTAGCTGCCGATGGCGGTGTTGGCCTGCATCAGCAGCCTTTGCACCACACCGATTTCGGTCTCCGCTCCGATGCCGCGCTGGACGAGTGCGACGAAGTCGCGCGCCCGCATCTCGGCCTGCCGTGTCATTTCCCACGCGGCCGACCACGCCAGGGTGCGGGGGAGTGGCTGTGCGATATCGCCGATGCGGTTCACCAGCACGTCGAGCGAATCGGGGTCGAGGCGCACCGAGCAGTAGGTGAGGTCGTCGTCGTTGACCAGCACCAGCTTGCCGCGCGCAACGCCGACGAGTTGGGGGACCTCGGTGCGCTCGGCGGCATCCAGGTCGATTTCGATGCGTTCGGTGCGGACCAGCTTTCCGTCCTGGTCGTCGTAGACGCCGATGGCCAGACGGTGCACGCGCCGCTCGCCCGCGCCGGGCGCCGCGCCTTCCTGGACGACCGCGAACGAGGAGAACGAACCGTCGGCGGCCACTTCGAAGTCCGGGCGCAGGATATTGAGGCCGGTGGTCTTGAGCCACTGGGTGCCCCAGGTCGACAGGTTACGGCCGGACGACTTCTCCAATGCCCGCAGCAGGTCGTCGAAAGTGGCATTGCCGTAGGCATGTTCGGCGAAGTACGCGCGCAGCCCGGCCAGGAACGGCTCGAGGCCGACGTATGCGACGAGCTGCTTGAGCACGCTCGCGCCCTTGGCGTAGGTGATGCCGTCGAAGTTCACCTCGACCGCCGCCAGATCGGGGATGTCCGCGGCGATCGGGTGGGTGGAGGGCAGCTGGTCCTGCCGGTAGGCCCAGGACTTCTCCACATTCGCGAACGTGGTCCAGGCACTGGTGTATTCGGTGGCGTCGGACTGGCACAGCACCGAGGCGAAGGTCGCGAACGACTCGTTGAGCCACAGGTCGTCCCACCACTTCATGGTGACCAGGTCGCCGAACCACATGTGCGCCATTTCGTGCAGCACCGTCTCCGCGCGCCGCTCGTAGGAGGCGCGGGTGACCTTGGACCGGAAGACGTAGTCCTCCAGGAAGGTCACCGCGCCGGCGTTCTCCATGGCGCCCGCGTTGAATTCGGGCACGAACAGCTGGTCGTACTTGCCGAAGGCATACGGCACGCCGAAGTTCTTGTGGTAGAAGCCGAATCCCTGCTTGGTCTCGGTGAAGAGCCGGTCGGCGTCCATGTACTCGGCCAGCGAGGCGCGGCAGTAGATGCCGAGCGGGATGGCGCCGTGGTCGTCGGTGTAGACATCGGTCCACGCGGTGTACGGTCCGGCGATCAGCGCCACCAAGTAGGTGCTCATCTTCGGGGTGGTGCGGAAGATGTGCTTACCGGGGTCGGCGGCAAGGGTTTCCACGACAGCGCTGTTGGAGATGACCTTCCAGTCGACAGGCGCGGTGACCGAGATGTCGAAGGTGGCCTTGAGATCCGGCTGGTCGAAGCAGGCGAACATACGCTTGGCGTCGGCGGTCTCGAACTGTGAGTACAGGTAGACGGTGTCGTCGGTCGGATCGACGAAGCGGTGCAGGCCCTCACCGGTGTTGGAGTACTCGCAGTCCGCCTCGACCACGAGCTCGTTGCGCTCGGCGAGGTCGGTCAGCGTGATCCCGGTGGACTCGTCGTAGTCGGCGACATCGACCGGCCGGCCGTTGAGGACCGCCGAGCCGACCCCGCGCGCCACGATATCGATGAAGGTGCTCGCACCAGGGGTGGCGGTGAAGGTGACCGTGGTGCGGGAGGAGAACGTCTGCTCGCCCGGTTTGCCCGCCCCGTCGGTCAGGTCGAGTTCGATGCGGTAGTTCTCGACCGACACTGTCGAGGCGCGTTCGATCGCCTGGTCACGAGTCAGGTTGGGTGCAGACATGAGTCTCCTTCGTTGGTCGAAGAACTGTGCCCGGGCAGGCACGACAGTGACCACAATGCCACCTCGGTAAGGTTGCCCGCGCGGGACTTTTTCACATAGACCCTATCGACCAGGATCGGAGCTGCGACGTGAAGCACATCCACGCGGGAAAGGTGCGCGACCTCTACGAGGACGGCGATACCCTGCTGCTCGTGGCCACCGACCGGGTGTCGGTGTACGACGTGTCGCTGCCCACCCCCATCCCGGACAAGGGCAAGCTGCTGACCCAGTTGTCGAACTGGTGGTTCGAGTTCTTCGCCGACATCCCCAACCATGTGCTGTCCACCACCGATGTGCCCGCCGAATTCGCAGGTCGCGCCATCCGGGTCAAGCCGTTGAAGATGGTGCAGGTCGAATGCATCGCACGCGGCTACCTGGTCGGCATGGGGCTGCGCGAGTACCAGCGTGACGGCGCGGTTTCCGGCGTGCGGCTGCCCGCGGGTCTGCGCGAGGGCGACAAGCTGCCCGAGCCGATCTTCACTCCGACCACCAAGATCTCCGATACCGGTCACGACGAGTTCATGACCTTCGACGATGTCGTGAATCAGGAGGGCCGCGAGGTCGCCGAGCGGCTGCGCGATCTGACCCTGGACCTGTACTCCCGCGGCGCGGCGCACGCGGCCGAGCGCGGTGTCATCGTCGCCGATACCAAGGTCGAATTCGGCTGGGACGGTGAAACGCTGACGCTCGGCGACGAGGTGCTCACGTCGGACTCGTCGCGCTTCTGGCCTGCCGCCGAGTGGGAGCCGGGCCGCCCGCAGCGCTCCTTCGACAAGCAGTTCGTCCGGGACTGGTCCACCTCGACCGGCTGGGACAAGGAGCCACCCGGCCCGGAAATCCCCGCCGACATCGTCGAAGCGACCCGGCAGCGCTATATGCAGGCCTATGAGTTGATCACCGGAAAGACCTGGAGCGCGTAGCGCGTAGCGCGCAGTTGCGGCGCGGGCGGGCGCCGTTCAGTTCCGTGGTGAACGGTGGGATGGGTGTGCAGGTGTCTGCTCAGGCCGGTGGGCCGGTGAGATGTTCGGCAAGGCGGTCCACATACGGCCGCTGGCCGGTGCCCAGTTTGTCCTGTGCGGTGGCAAGGTCGAACCATGCCGCGCGGTCGATTTCCGGGAACAGTGCCATCCGACCGGAACGTGGTGGCCACTCCATCTCGAATGTTCCCGGCACCACCTGTGCCGGATCCAGGTCCGCCTCGATCGCCCACACGGTGAGGTTCTTTGCGCTCTTGCCGCTGCCGTAGCGCACTTCACCCAGCGGTATCCACTCACCGTCCGGCACAGGCAGACCGAGCTCCTCGGTGAACTCGCGACGCGCCGCAGCAGCGGCGTCCTCGGTGTCCGGTTCGTACTCGCCTTTCGGAATCGACCAGGCGCCGTTGTCTTTACGCGCCCAGAACGGTCCACCCATATGTCCGATGAGGACCTCGGTTTCGCCCGAGGTCCGGCGGAACAAGAGAATTCCCGCGCTGTATTTGCCTGCCACAGCAAGCAGTCTGCCCTGCACTGTCGGGACGCTCCGGTCGGACACGGCGGTTGCGGCCCCCGCATCGCAGAGCCGCGTTCGCGCTTGCCTTCTGATAGGTGTTCCGCACCCGTCGGGAACCGACGCCGCTGATAGGTCGAGAGGCGGGAAGTCGACGAGCCGATCATGATGCCGACGAGTTCGGCCGGTCAGTGCTCTGGAGGCATGCGGCGGAGTCGGGCGGCGCGGATGGTCAGGTAGTCGCGCTCGGGGGTGCTGGTGGTGCGGCCCGCTGCGGCGGTGTACGAGGTGATGGCGGCGTCGACATCGCCTGCCATTTCGTAGAGGTGGCCACGGACGGCGTCGAGCCGGTGGTTGCCCGCCAGTTGGTCGTCGAGGGTGTCGGCCAGTTCGAGACCGGCGGTGGGGCCGTGCACCATGGCGGTCGCGACGGCGCGGTTGAGGGTCACCATCGGATTCGGGGCCATGCGTTCGATCATGTTGTAGAGCACGAGGATTCGGGGCCAGTCGGTGTCCTCGGGGCGTAAGGCCTCGGCGTGCAGGACGGCAATCGCGGCCTGGAGTTGGTAGGGGCCCGTGAGGCCACGTGCGAGGGTGCTGGTCGTCAGCGTCATACCTTCGGTGATCGCCGCGCGGTCCCACAGCGCGCGATTCTGCTCGGTGAGGGGAATCAGTTCGCCATGCGCCCCGGTGCGCGCGGCGCGGCGGGCGTCGGTGAGCAACATCAGCGCGAGTAAGCCGGTGACCTCGGTGTCCTCGGGCAGCAGCCGATGGATGGACCTGCTCAGGCGAATCGCCTCGGTGGACAGATCGGTGCGATGCAGATGCGGACCCGAGCTGGTGGTGTGGCCTTCGCTGAAGATCAGATAGAGCACGTGCAGCACCACGCCGAGCCGTTCCCGCCATTCGGCGTCGCCCGGTCGCGCGAAGGGGCGATCGACAGTGGACAACCGCTTCTTGGCGCGCGAGATACGTTGCGCCATAGTGGTCTCCGGCAACAGGAAGGCGTGGGCGATCTCGCTCGTTGTGAGACCCCCGACGGCGCGCAGCGTCAGGGCGATCGCGCTCGCGGAGGATAGTGCCGGATGGCAGCACAGGAAGAACATGGCAAGCGTGTCATCGCGATCGACTGCTTCCGCGCCGGACACGTCTCGCTCGAAAACCGTTGTCTCCCTGCGCCGCCGGGTCACCTCGGCGCGCACCACGTCGGTCATCCGGCGCTGTGCCACCTGGATGAGCCAGCCGCGCGGGTTGTCCGGCAGTCCCTCGGTCGGCCATTGCGTCGCCGCCGCGATCATGGCCTCCTGCAGCGCGTCCTCAGCAGTGTCGAAGTCACCGAATCGGCGCACCAGGACGCCGAGGACCTGCGGTGCGAGTTCGCGCAACAGATCCTCCGTGCCGACAGGCAGTGTTCCGGTCACTGTGCGATTGTCCGCGACGCGACGATGTGGGACAAGATCACAGCGCACCTGTCCGCCTGGTAGGTGCGCAACGATGTGAAGTGCCCTCGCCAGTCGCTGTGGTGAGCCGAGCGGTGGTGTTCCCGGCTCGGCTGGTCATGCGGTCCTGGCGTCGGGGTTTTCGGTGGTGTCGCCGGCTCGGCCCGTCGTGCGGTTCTGGCGTCGGGTTGTTCGGTTTCGGCGCTGGGTGGTGCCGTCTGCGCCGCGGGGTTCTAGTGCAACGCTGATCCGGACGGCCGCCGCGCCGGGTCCGGTCACTGCTCGCTGGCAGGAGCGCCCATCACCGCACGCACCTCGATGTGCTCGCCGATCGGCTTGCCTCCGGGGCCGGGGGCTGCCGATGCTTTTGCGGCGATCTCCACTGCGCGCTCGGGGCTGTCCACGTCGACAATCCAATACCCGGCCAGGAACTCTTTGGTCTCCGGGAACGGTCCGTCGGTGATCACCGGCGCGGACCGCCCGTCCGAGCTGACCAGCTGCGCCTGGTCGGGTCCGGCCAGGCCCTGCGCGTCGACGAGCTCGCCGGACTTGGCCAGCTCCTCGCCGAGCATCCGCTGGAAGTCGATGTGCGCCTGGATCTCCTCGGGCGTCCACTCGGTGATCGGGGTGTCGCAGTGGGCGGCGGGGCTGTAGGTCTTCAGCAGCATGTACTTCATGGCACGGCTCCTTGCCGTTCGGTGCGTCCATGCGACGCTCTCGAGGTGAGGTCGGAGCCCGCGGTCCCGGTTCGACATATTCTGGGTGTTCGAAATGTGATTCGCATCACAAGAATTGGTCAGAGGGGCGTGGAGGTGTCGGCGAGCCGTTCCGGGTCGACCTGTTCGCCGATCAGGTCCTTGATCCGTTCGGTCACATCCCAGACATTGACGTTCATCCCGGCGAGCACCCGGTTGTCGGCATCGAGCCAGAACGCGACGAACTCGCGCTTCGCCAGATCGCCGCGCACCACCACGCGCGCGTAGTCGCCGGGTGCGGCGTACCCGGTGTACTCCATGCCGAGGTCGTATTGATCGGTGAAGAAGTAGGGCATGCGGTCGTAGGACGCGGACTTGCCGAGCATGGTCGCGGCCGCGACGGCGGGCTGGTTGAGCGCAGTCGCCCAGTGCTCCACCCGAATTCGGCGCCCGAGCACAGGGTGCTGCTGCTCGGCGATATCACCGACGGCGACGATATCCGGGTCGCTGGTGGCGAGGCTCGCATCGACGAGCACCCCGCCGTCGACGGCGAGCCCGGCATCGGCGGCCAGTTCGATGTTCGGCCGGGCGCCGACCGCGACCAGCACCGCGTCGGCATCCACAACGCTGCCGTCGCCGAGCCGTACCCCCGTGGCTGTCTCGTCGTGCGTGACGATCTCGGTGACCTGAGTG includes these proteins:
- a CDS encoding carboxymuconolactone decarboxylase family protein, encoding MSRLPLIQSDVAAGAAATLLARVQQALGVTPNMTRAMANSPAVLEAYLGFSGALAGGELSAATRERIALLVAEENGCDYCLSAHTYIGANIAELDAEEIERSRRGRSADPKAEAVLAFATAVVRTRGGVDEADLKAATAAGLTDGEITEVIAGVALNVFTNYLNKAVDTDIDWPVVRHHQH
- a CDS encoding NADPH-dependent FMN reductase; amino-acid sequence: MTAFKILAISGSLRADSHNTALLRAAQKFNTGLDIEIYEGLREIPPYDMDLDGPQNRPAVVADLRRRINEADGLLIATPEFNYSIPGVLKNAIDWVSTDWTKTEGLPLLRKPVAILGAAPTNFGSVRAQLALRQVFVWTESDVVVKPEVIAFRSHERFDDEGNLVDETTIELLQGLLTALAVKIERAS
- a CDS encoding pyridoxamine 5'-phosphate oxidase family protein, with protein sequence MTGHYAQVAFTPAVREHQRKHGSLRSYERMAEVPAVADRIGQDEAWFIGERDSFYLATVGETGWPYIQHRGGPRGFLKVIDSSTLGFADFRGNRQYISRGNLDHDDRVALFLMDYSAKARMKIFGRAKTIEAVDDPELMAALAVDGYQAHVERAVLIQVEAFDWNCRQHIPELYPREEVLDAVQSLRDRIAELERENAKLRGSIGCE
- a CDS encoding MFS transporter; this encodes MSMRHEQVAWAGLAAMTVSFGLNFSMGVFFAPTAASYGVSASVLAIAAALGTTVTGFAQPFVGRLLDRVGSTVVLIGGLTLISGSYLALAVVRETWEFVVAYMLLGGLGFAASSTLTVTTLIGRSHGNQVGPALTRAAVGINLGQLLGPWAATVLFEPVGVRATYALLGAVGLAVTGILWAILPADRVTNTVARRGESLAGRGKVLMSFGLHSATLYVVILMLPKHAVEAGWSVVGAGRLVALAALTAGITSAAMVRLQRRHSQETLLRNLYLVRIVALTLAVSSTAPAALIAVAALFGAASFPIVPLTMAVISRGLDPARMGRTLSPVWVIHQLAAAAGLAVAGLIHAQTDSYRGYFALGLSFSVAAALLLTPTRKPEIEPVASAA
- a CDS encoding alpha/beta fold hydrolase; translated protein: MTNVRHNTIEIQGLPVFYREAGDPSKPTLVLLHGFPTSSAMFRNLLPELAADYHLIAPDHIGFGQSAMPSVLAFDYSFEKLTEITLELLDTLGIQRFALYIQDYGAPIGLRIASRNPARVTAIITQSGNAYLEGFTPFWEVLFAHANDRATHEPAVRKLLDLDATKWQYTHGVPADRLALVSPDTWTLDQHYLDRAGNKEIQLQLFADYKLNLDGYPDFQKYFAEHRPPVLIAWGEHDEIFGPDGARAFLRDLPDAELHLLDAGHFALETHGPEIAALIRDFLGRKLG
- a CDS encoding NAD(P)H-binding protein — translated: MKILVTGATGNIGRMVVDHLLAAGAEEVRALTNNPRRAALPAGVEVADGYLRRVSSLPAAFAGVDRMYLAPVLETVDEVVALAKDAGIRHIVDLSGDEHTEWQPIATAVAKSGVDWTHLYAGEFTENTLMWADQVRSTGEIREPYPEAANAPITMDDIARVAATILLSDGHEGRIHHLTGPETLTRADRVRQLAEAIGGPIDFVKVSRAEAIQRLTPTMGEYAEWYVDGLEMMVEHPQQPTTAVADITGAPATTFARWAAANAHLFR
- a CDS encoding LysR family transcriptional regulator, which translates into the protein MELREIEIFLVLADELHFGRTAERLGVSPGRISQVIKQLESRVGAPLFVRTSRQVTPTPVGRQLRDDLAPGYQRIKQAIAEATANGHGITGVLRVGFSGAWCGNLIVAAGNLFQTRYPACKIQIQEAALNDRFGPLRTRELDLQLTEFPADEPDVTTGPVIFSHPRALTVPAAHPLAGRESVSLEDLADYPLITIDGPPQYFLDFHLPRRTPLGRPIPRGPATTAWQEVLSLVSAGKAVCPTSIHSADYYSRPELAFVPFHDAPTIDFGLTWLTSAENVYIRTFVQTILEVAADFPGAVGAGQIVSGTGGR